The sequence ATCAACAGATGGGCGAGTAGCCGGACGACGTCGGTTCGATATTGCTTGCAAGTGGACAAGAGTGTTTTAGCTGCATCAATGGCTTGATTGATATCGCCAATCTCGATTTTGCTATAGACCGGAGCAAGGAATTTCTTTTTTGCTTCCGCTCGGACCAAGCGATCATGTAACTGTGCGCTGGTAAAAGGCTTGAGCAGGTAATCGTCTGGTGCGACTTCCGCCACGGCAACCACCCGTTCATAGGTGGATTCGGCCGTGATCATGAAAAATACAGTGGACAGCGATAACTTGCCTTCGCGACGCAACTCTTCCAGGAACTCCTGACCGCTGGTACCGTCGCCAAAGTGGAAGTCGCACAGGATGACGTCAAATTGGACAGAGCCCAATCTTCGCCTTGCCTCACCAATGGTGGAGGCGGTTTCGGTGCGGGTGATGCCCAACTGCCCAAGAATGGCGCGTAACGATTGGCGTACCGTCAACGCATCATCAATGATGAGCGCGGAGGTCTTGTCATCTACCATTCAGAAACCCCGCAGTGCTGTTTCAATGTGGGTCTTACGCGCTCGACCGATGCCAATTCCGGTGAGGTAAGTTTTGGCAATCGACAGTGCTTTGGCGATAAATCGGCCTGATATACCTTTACTTTAGTACATTCTGATGTGGTAAGACATGAACGAGGGATAGGCGCTGACTTGGCGCCTGTGAGGTCATGCGTGACAGGTGGTTTCCATGACGGCCAGCGCTTGTAGAATCGCACGGGCATCGGACTTTTTCAGCATAGGTGCGTCCGACAGCGTGCGGCGCCATTGACGAGCACCCGGCTGGCCCTGGAATAGGCCCAGGATATGGCGGGTCATGAAGGGCAAAGGAACTTTGTCCAGCACACTGGCTTCTACAAACGGCATAAATGCGTGGATGACCTCGGATCGGGTAGGCGGCGTGCGGTCGTCATGGTAGTAACGTGCATCCACCTCGGCCAGCCAATAGGGGTTGTGATAAGCCTCGCGGCCGATCATTACGCCATCCACATGCTGCAAATGGTGGGTGACGGCGTCATGACTGGTGATGCCGCCGTTGATCAGGATCTCCAGTGCCGGAAAATCACGCTTCAATTGGTATACATAATCATACTTTAGGGGCGGGATTTCACGATTTTCCTTGGGTGACAAGCCCTTCAGGATGGCATTGCGGGCGTGCACGATGAACACTTGGCAACCAGAACGCTCATGTACCTGCCCAACAAAATCACGTAGAAAGCTGTATTCCTCAATCTTGTTGATACCAATGCGGTGTTTCACCGTCACTGGGACATCCACCACATCTTGCATGGCTTTCAGACAATCCGCCACCAACAGGGGCTCGGCCATCAAACAGGCACCAAACGCACCGGATTGCACACGTTCCGATGGGCAACCTACGTTCAGGTTGATTTCGTCGTAGCCCCAGTCGACGGCTAGTCTGGCACAGGTCACCAAGTCTGCCGGTTCGCTGCCACCCAACTGGATGGCAATGGGGTGCTCGATATCGTCAAATCGCAGGAATTTTTCTCGCTCGCCATAGATCAGCGCACCCGTCGTCACCATCTCGGTATACAGCCAGGTATGACGTGAGATCAGCCGGGCAAAATGTCGATAAAACCGGTCTGTCCAGTCCAGCATGGGGG comes from Chitinivorax sp. B and encodes:
- the dusA gene encoding tRNA dihydrouridine(20/20a) synthase DusA, encoding PMLDWTDRFYRHFARLISRHTWLYTEMVTTGALIYGEREKFLRFDDIEHPIAIQLGGSEPADLVTCARLAVDWGYDEINLNVGCPSERVQSGAFGACLMAEPLLVADCLKAMQDVVDVPVTVKHRIGINKIEEYSFLRDFVGQVHERSGCQVFIVHARNAILKGLSPKENREIPPLKYDYVYQLKRDFPALEILINGGITSHDAVTHHLQHVDGVMIGREAYHNPYWLAEVDARYYHDDRTPPTRSEVIHAFMPFVEASVLDKVPLPFMTRHILGLFQGQPGARQWRRTLSDAPMLKKSDARAILQALAVMETTCHA